In the genome of Raphanus sativus cultivar WK10039 chromosome 9, ASM80110v3, whole genome shotgun sequence, the window tgttcttcttcatgGGAGCAGAATATTGCGAATATGGGTTTAATGCATCTGTGCGACTCTATGGGAGGAGAAAATCACAAGATGCCTGATATTATGATGCAGGTAAGTATTATTCTTTGGTGAAGAGTAGAAACATATGAATTGAACATTCACTTAGCTCCCTTGCAATTATCTACTGCTATTATCACCTCTCAACTGTTTTCATCTTGTCCCCGGACCTTTGCAGGAGAAGCTTCGACTTTCTGGCAAGTCAAACACATGTATAATACTTACAGACGAAGAAACTTCAAGCTCAGAGGTATTTTGTCTGATCAAATACATTTTTTACCAATACCGATATAGATTTAAGATCCAGCAATTAGATTCATTAAACCTCCAATGATACCTAAACCCATCTGAACTTTGTGTCTTGACATGTTTCAGGGTTTGAAAGAAAGTGATAAGATAGAGCTTATTGAAGGCTGATTCAGATGGTACACCATATGTCATCAAGGTTTGATGATATGGTAATGATGTGTAGTATAGGATACTGAGATATATAGAATGTATTTTGGGGTTTAAAATTAATGGCCTTTGAAGggcaaataaacaaaaagaatgaAGCCTAATCATTTACATGTAACTGCATTTATGCACAATTTGTTACAAAAACACCATTCACAACACTCGCAAAGACATTTTTGTATCAGCAGGACTTGCCTGGTCTGCAACCAAGCGTACCAGCATCTTTGGTTAGTCTTCTTATCTTTGTTCCCGGCTGAGGCTGGATTGCAAACTGTCTAGGAACTGGATTTTCCGGGGCAGGGCTCCATGCGTTTGCCCTTCCTGATTTTACAAAGTAAGCTCCGTTCAAGAAGTAGTCTCCCTCTGATTGCCAGTTCCATGATTTCCACTCTGAATATTTTGCGTACTCTCTCTTTGTAACCTGCCATAAAAAAAACTCTCAGTTGTGACTAGTTGATTAGAGAGTTGTAGTGGTCTCTTTTTACCTGCTTGCAATTTTCTTTAGGAGGAGCAATGAAACGGTTGCCTTGACTTATGATGGTAGGATTCATGTTTCCACCAATTGCATACATTTCCCAGTGAGTGTAGTCATTGTTCACCACATGGACCAAACCAAATCTGGCCCTAGGCATTCTTTGAACAAGTCTCTTACCAAAATGGTTAAACGCTACTGTTATCTGCATTTTCTTGTCAATCACATCCTCTTCTCTAGCCCCAAACAACATCACCTGCAGACCGGCCAAGCACAATGAAATATCGGTCTTGATcctcaaaaattttaaatgtttaaatcctaaattatttaaaagaaaagttaTAACAGTTCTTAAGAATGTTTATAACCCTCAAAATTCTCATATCATTGTTTTAAAACTATTGGTATGCCTTCTTTACCTCGTTATGGTCGGTCAGATGGCAATTAGAGATAGTAATAGCGGTCGATCCCATGATGACATCGATCATACCATCAGTACAATTAGTCATGGAGACATGATCGATCCAAACATTGGTCGATCCAAAAATATTGATCCCATCACCATCACTTGTCGTCCGATGCCCAAAATGATGTTCGGAGTCTCTAATCATCCCACCGTTTCCAGGTACAATCGTCTTGATATGAATGTTGTGCACGATCACGTTATTCACGAACTGCAACGTTAAACCCGCACCTCCGGTTATATGAACATTCGCTCCTCGACCGTCGATGGTCTTGTCGCTCGCTATGATCAGTTCTTGTTGCAGTTTTATGATCATGCTTCTACCGAATATGATCCACAGCGGTCTGTCGCGCGTCACGGCGTGTCTCAGAGTTCCTGGCTTGGGGTTCAAGAGGTCGTCGTCTGAAGCGTCGGTGACTGTGTAGATAGGTCCCTCCTTGCCTCCTGTTGTCTTCTGACCGAACCCTAGGACGCAGTCCGCTAGCTTTTTCCGGTTTTTGTCCCAGTTCTTGTGTCCTCGCCAGCATTTGTCGATAGCGTTTAGGGAATGGTACCTTCCTCCACGTCTCTTTGTTTTCCGACCGCCTCCAACTTGTCCGAGCTCTCTCCTTGTTCCGTTGTCTGCAACAGTAGTCTCCATTGCTCTgggaagaaacaaaaaaaatcagagaaacGTAGATTACTTGTACAAGAAGTTAGGTTCCTGAAGACAAAtgaactagttttttttttttgagaacgCACAATGCGGCATGGTAGTTCAAATGATCTGTGACGTTAAAGGGATTCGGGTCATAAGACTCCATAGTTTGTCTTAACGCGTTGGCCTGACGCTGGGTCCAGTATTCATCGAAGACTGCGACGTGAGCTTGAATCGATGGAGCCACCACGGCTAGAGacaagaagaggaaggagaaaACGTAGCTCCCAAGATTCAAATAAGCAgccatcattttattttattttgttttattctattCGGGTGAAGAACCCTTGAAACTTCTTGGGTCGTCCAAAAAGTTTTTCTGGTCGGCCCAGGGTTTAAAAAATAGCTTAGTCATATTAATTGTTTGCTTATATAACAAGGAACTTGAAAGAGAGAGGGGAGATGAAAGACATTAATGGAGGATCATCGATTAACAGAGTAATGATTCGGTAACCATTGGTCTTTCTTCGTTTTATCCTTCTTTTGTGGAATATATTCAGTTATTTTTGTCTTCAAACCTAACATTATTACCATTTAAGTGTGTTGTTTATCAGTTTAGTACTTTTGCATCAAATATAGATTctaataaaactgaaatacaaaacATTATTTACCCAGTTCTAAGTGATTATTTACCCAGTTCTAAGtgatttcttaaatctttttcattcttttttaaaactaattttataaatttattctattaaaattgaaatgcTAAATAACCTAACATCTAATCTAATAAAACTGTAATACTTTTGTCTATAGGTTTTGTAAATCAAAGAAACATAACCGGAGTTTTGACGCGAGTCATATCCTACAATCTTTATTAAATCCGAGATATGCCACATTATTGAGAAAGAATACAaacacacttttttttttaatttacaaacacactttgaacaaacaaaaaaaaatacaaacacaCAAGAGGAGTCCTCCATTACGTAACGATAACTCCCCCACAGAAACATCTGGTATGCCAAGCATTAACTATTTAGACGGCCGAAGTGCCTCTTTTCCTCAGATAAGAGGTATCCGTCGACTTCTTTAGTCACTCCGACCAAGAACTGGAGCAGCCTCTTAGGGTGAGCAACCTTCTCATTAATCCTCTCGTATTTCAAGTTCCAATTCACCATACTTCCTGGTCCTCCTCCATGGTTAGGGCTCACTTTCATTGTTTTCAAGACGCTGTTGTATTGTGTCTTCAGAGGTCCTTCTAACACTCTTCACTGAATCACTTTCTTCTCAAAATCCACCGCCTCGATCCTATCTTTGGACACTCTTGTCTCTCCATCTAAACCAAAACATGTTTTCTTCGGATTGAAATTAAAGAAACAAGCAAAACAGAAAATCATTTGAAATCTTATGTTCCTGCTATATCCAAGTCCTCGTATGATCTCACCACAAGAGCCGGCTTTAGGCGCATATGCTCAGGGTCCAAcccattatatatattaaaaaaattagctaGTAAAAAGGGTtcacatattattatttttttcttactagGATCCAAATAGTTTTGAATTCTTCCATACTCATAACAACGTAAGTTATTTTATAACCCCATAACAAGAATTAAAGCTCTTATATTTTGTAAGAAGGAGAAAAATAAGGCCTTTTTATTGTTCCTAGCTCAGGGTCTTGGGTGCTAATCACCaccatttttaacaaaaatgatCTTCGGATTCAcatcaaagaagaaaagaacgaaaaaaaaaaaaaaaaaaacaaaggataTAGTGATGCCTTTACCAGAAAGTAGTTTCGACAAGACTATGCTTCCAACCTTGCCCCAGTCCCCTACGACCAGATCACATCCCTGAACGTAGCGAGTTGCTTTGGGCATATGTTGTAATATTCCGATGAACCTGTGGAACTTATTAGCCGGAGATTTGATCTCCACGTCTACCTTAACTTCCTCCTCTACCATTCTTTCTCCCGTTGCTTTGTTTCTCAAGGTCACTTATTTAATGGTATGGATATTCAATGTGAATGAGTACTACCCTATCGAGTTCGTTACTGCTTTTATAGAGATATTAGATGAAGAATAGTAGTGAGGAGTGGTAGCATTTTATTTTGGATGTGATCAACGACTCGCATCTTTGAATATTTCAACTACTTTCTTCTTACAACTATATTCAAGAACAAAATTTGGGTTCACTCCCTGGTACACTCTCATCAAGTCTTATCTCCAACTAAAGTACCATGtagaattattaaaaaaagaattaaaaaagaaagaaaagaaaagagatgaaaAAGATGTCGATTagttttttctaaaatcatCCATGGCTTTTTATTCATCATCCCCACAGAATATTGAAcattttatttgtcaaattggtGTTTACAATTCTCTGCCCCTAAATCCTAGATTGTACTGGAAGTCTCCTTGGTccaatggtttgactaagggttcaattgcttctacacccggagatctggggttcaaaccccataaaataccaaattatgcagattatggagaaatAGATTACAtcagatcttcagcttggtgcatggCGTatcatcgaacatggatctcatagaacgattcagagtggtgcagtcaggcgtgtattctcacagggtggtagaattgtcggctgtaaaatcgtctttgtaatattctcatcgttgtaatagcataattaatcgatccAGGCGTTCAAAAAAAATCCTAGattgtaaatcataaacccaaaatactaaatctaaaccctaaacgctaaacactaaatccttgagtaaactctaaact includes:
- the LOC108823639 gene encoding probable pectate lyase 6 → MMAAYLNLGSYVFSFLFLSLAVVAPSIQAHVAVFDEYWTQRQANALRQTMESYDPNPFNVTDHLNYHAALAMETTVADNGTRRELGQVGGGRKTKRRGGRYHSLNAIDKCWRGHKNWDKNRKKLADCVLGFGQKTTGGKEGPIYTVTDASDDDLLNPKPGTLRHAVTRDRPLWIIFGRSMIIKLQQELIIASDKTIDGRGANVHITGGAGLTLQFVNNVIVHNIHIKTIVPGNGGMIRDSEHHFGHRTTSDGDGINIFGSTNVWIDHVSMTNCTDGMIDVIMGSTAITISNCHLTDHNEVMLFGAREEDVIDKKMQITVAFNHFGKRLVQRMPRARFGLVHVVNNDYTHWEMYAIGGNMNPTIISQGNRFIAPPKENCKQVTKREYAKYSEWKSWNWQSEGDYFLNGAYFVKSGRANAWSPAPENPVPRQFAIQPQPGTKIRRLTKDAGTLGCRPGKSC